Below is a window of Desmonostoc muscorum LEGE 12446 DNA.
AACCAGGAGAAAAGCCAGATATCAAAGGAGAATTGCTCGAAATTGCTGCGAGAATTCGTGGTTTGGGGATGCAACTATTAGTGATTGATACGGAGAGTAAGTTTGTTTCTACTGGCTTTGCTAAGGAATTAGCCCAAACAGCAGCAGGTAAGTATTATCATTTACCAAAAGCGACAGATCAAGCCATTGCTGCCATGACTAAAGGTGCGATCGCTGATTTAAAATCTCGATAATTAGTCATTTGTTATTAGTTATTTGTCATTTGTCAGTTGTTTTTCTACTAATACCAATTTCAAAAATCAATGGGAGAGATGGATTAATAGAACTCTTGAAGAGAAAAAAATTCTCAACCCAAAATCAAAAATGGTATAACGACTGACCATTGACTAATAACTACGATCCAGTGGGCATAACTTGTGGTTGCAAATAGCAAATTAAATCCTGAATTCCCTTTTGCAGATACCGCGTTACTGTCATCGGACTAGTGCCAATATTCTTAGCAGCATCCTTGCGAGAAAGTTCCTTCAAAAATACCATTTCAACTGCCATCCGGGGCTTTTCTTCTAACATATTGATTGCCCCTTGGAGTTGTTGGCGTTCTTCGTCTAGTTGTTGTTGGGCAGTAGAACGGGGACAAGGAAGTGCTTCACCCAAGGTGATTTGGCAATCAACATAGTTAACTGCGGTCGCATCTAAACTCAAAGGCAAACGGTTTTGAGCAGCTAACTTGGTTTCTTGCCATTCTTGTACAGATACTCGGAGTTCCTTGGCAATTTCAGCATCCTTGGGGGCACGACCCAAAGACATAGCCAATTCTTTGCGAATCTTTTGTCCTTCGTTGTACAGTTCTTGCCAACGACGAGGAATCTTTAATAGAGTACTGCGATCGCGCAAAAAGTGCAGCATCTCACCGCGAATATATGGCACAGCAAAAGAACTAAAAGCATATCCTTGACTAGGATCAAAACGCTCAATTGCCCTAATTAAACCAAAATAACCAATTTGTTCTAAATCTTCATAAGGTTCATTACATTGATGGCTGAATTTATGAGCCATCTTCCGCACTAAGCCAGTATGTAATTGTACAAGTTTATTACGAAGTTTAATAGATGGATTCTGGTGGTACAAGTGTAATAATTCTATACCATCAGTTCGTAAAGAGGACTCACTTGCTGCCATATAAATTCCTTTGTTGTAACTCCTATTTTTGAGAAAATGGAGCTGCGTATATCT
It encodes the following:
- a CDS encoding RNA polymerase sigma factor SigF — its product is MAASESSLRTDGIELLHLYHQNPSIKLRNKLVQLHTGLVRKMAHKFSHQCNEPYEDLEQIGYFGLIRAIERFDPSQGYAFSSFAVPYIRGEMLHFLRDRSTLLKIPRRWQELYNEGQKIRKELAMSLGRAPKDAEIAKELRVSVQEWQETKLAAQNRLPLSLDATAVNYVDCQITLGEALPCPRSTAQQQLDEERQQLQGAINMLEEKPRMAVEMVFLKELSRKDAAKNIGTSPMTVTRYLQKGIQDLICYLQPQVMPTGS